One genomic segment of Centroberyx gerrardi isolate f3 chromosome 4, fCenGer3.hap1.cur.20231027, whole genome shotgun sequence includes these proteins:
- the myo5c gene encoding unconventional myosin-Vc gives MALLELYTEYNRVWIPDAHHVWKSAEIMRDFHIGDNVLELLLEDGTEHYYSVDSSNPQLPPLRNPDILVGENDLTALSYLHEPAVLHNLKVRFVESKIIYTYCGIILVAVNPYKQLHIYGDAIIHAYSGQNMGDMDPHIFAVAEEAYKQMARNHKNQSIIVSGESGAGKTVSARYAMRYFAVVSKSGSKTRVEDKVLASNPVTEAIGNAKTTRNDNSSRFGKYTEISFDRRYQIIGANMRTYLLEKSRVVFQAENERNYHIFYQMCSCADLPEFKHLRLLSADKFCYTCMGGEISIEGVDDKKDMEETRRTFTLLGLKEDFQSDVFKVLAGILHLGNVEIRSGGGEKSSVSSSDPHLAAFCELLGVSAEGLVRWLCHRRIVLVAETVVKPMPKKRAVNARDALAKQIYAHLFDFVIHKINAALQVPGKQHAFIGVLDIYGFETFDINSFEQFCINYANEKLQQQFNLHVFKLEQEEYMKEDIPWTLIDFYDNQPVIDLIEAKMGILDLLDEECLFPQGTDQNWLQKLYNYLHANPLFEKPRLSNEAFVIQHFADKVEYQCKGFLEKNRDALYEELVDIIRISKFPLLANFFQEEEQSTPTGKNFKVKAARPAVKPANKQLRTSVGDKFRSSLYLLMETLNATTPHYVRCIKPNDEKLPFEYDSRRVVQQLRACGVLETIHISAQSYPSRWTYIEFYSRYSILMTHQEVGLNDKKQTCKTVLQRLIQDSNQYKFGRTKIFFRAGQVAYLEKLRLDRLRGACVTIQKHVRGWSQRRKYRRMREAAIVLQQYIRGKRQIRKTVSAATLKRGWAALVIQRYWKGYRMRQIYQLVRLASITIQAFTRGCIARKRYKKMVEENKVLVLQKYTRAWLARRRFQTMRRLVLNVQLSYRVQQLRKKIEEQNKENRGLVERLTSLANSHSQGLDKLQSLEARLEKSASEKASLEAREKKAKEDTSLAITQLQKEKDTLTLDKQNLEKKFDASTKEAKDSFDQIKRSLQEEKENEARLRKIAENNIEIQRQDHEKEVEALKEETRRLKEERVGLQRQIKEGGQVNSDLQEQVIQLTKHVKVIPELRKDLHNVQTQRNNMDRKMKEQSGQARAKMNEITRQLLGGVVEEEVLSGLTPDDSAIYEVEDLLTAFDGLHKATRVLENHQREQKESYESQVEGLKLKVDHLQNENNQLKNLFQEKSNMNDSIRQEVSRLTSENSAIPELKLQVSELQRQKQELEVHVGEQTRELADKTEEITNVLQKKVEEESSQRRHFEQQAEELEEEGRELQGRVEELEEQNEHLKRQHLTESETKTRLNQEASRLTAENMDFEEQLDKKDRLIKKLQNQIKSLETSQKAKQTPATTIPKDYLGMLEYKREDESRLVQNIILELKPKGVVVNMIPGLPANLLFMCVRHADYLNDGTKLKSLMNATISAVKKVIMEHQKDFEVLSFWLSNTYHLLNCLKQYSGEEEFMKQNTPRQNKNCLQNFDLSEHRQILSDLAIRIYHLFITVMEKTLTPTIVPGMLEHESLQGISSMKPTGFRKRSSSIYEDSETYTISSILQQLSLFHSTMSQHGMEQGLIRQAVKQLFFLVGATTLNNMMLRKDMCSCRKGMQIRCNISYLDEWLKEKELQSSNAIDTLRPLSQAAWLLQVNKSTDDDAKEIIETCTELNSVQIVKILNSYTPIDDFEKRVPSSFVRKVQSLLQDHEGSTQLMLDTQYRFQVTFPFCPSSQALELLQVPSSLHLGFLTRI, from the exons TACAACAGAGTATGGATTCCAGATGCACATCATGTGTGGAAATCAGCCGAGATTATGAGAGACTTTCACATTGGGGATAACGTCCTCGAGCTGCTACTTGAAGATGGCACT GAGCACTACTACTCTGTTGACTCATCAAACCCTCAACTCCCTCCCCTTCGCAACCCTGATATCTTGGTGGGGGAGAATGACCTCACGGCTCTCAGCTACCTCCACGAACCTGCCGTCCTGCACAACCTCAAAGTGCGCTTCGTGGAGTCCAAAATCATCTACACCTACTGTG GTATTATACTGGTGGCAGTAAATCCCTACAAACAGCTTCATATCTACGGAGATGCAATCATTCATGCATACTCAGGCCAGAACATGGGAGACATGGACCCGCATATATTTGCAGTGGCTGAAGAGGCTTACAAACAGATGGCCAG AAACCACAAGAACCAGTCTATTATTGTCAGCGGTGAATCTGGAGCGGGGAAAACAGTGTCAGCTCGATATGCTATGAGGTATTTCGCTGTAGTAAGCAAATCTGGCAGTAAAACTCGAGTGGAAGACAAGGTCCTGGCTTCCAATCCAGTAACAGAG GCAATAGGAAACGCAAAGACAACCAGGAATGACAACAGCAGTCGATTTGGGAAATACACTGAGATCAGCTTCGACAGGAGGTACCAGATCATCGGGGCGAACATGAGGACGTATCTGCTAGAGAAATCCAGAGTGGTTTTTCAG GCGGAGAATGAGCGAAATTATCACATATTCTACCAGATGTGTTCCTGTGCGGACCTGCCAGAGTTCAAGCACCTGagactgt TGAGTGCAGATAAGTTTTGTTACACCTGCATGGGTGGGGAGATCAGTATTGAAGGTGTAGATGACAAAAAAGacatggaggagacacgacGGACCTTCACACTGTTGG GGTTGAAGGAGGACTTTCAGTCAGATGTGTTCAAAGTTTTGGCAGGGATTCTGCATTTGGGAAATGTGGAGATCAGAAGTGGTGGAGGTGAAAAATCATCAGTTAGT TCCAGTGATCCACATCTGGCGGCTTTCTGTGAGTTGCTGGGTGTGAGCGCGGAGGGCTTGGTGCGTTGGCTGTGCCATCGCAGGATCGTTCTGGTGGCAGAGACGGTGGTGAAGCCGATGCCCAAGAAGCGGGCAGTAAATGCCAGAGACGCCCTGGCCAAGCAGATCTATGCCCATCTGTTTGACTTTGTTATTCACAAGATCAACGCAGCACTTCAAGTCCCAGGAAAGCAACACGCTTTCATAGGTGTTCTGGACATTTATGG CTTTGAAACATTTGACATCAACAGCTTTGAACAGTTTTGTATCAACTATGCAAATGAAAAACTTCAGCAACAGTTTAACTTG CATGTGTTCAAGCTGGAGCAAGAGGAATACATGAAGGAGGACATTCCCTGGACGCTGATAGATTTCTACGACAATCAGCCTGTCATTGACCTCATTGAAGCTAAGATGGGGATCCTTGACTTGCTTGATGAAGAATGTTTG TTTCCTCAGGGCACAGATCAAAACTGGCTGCAGAAGCTGTACAACTACCTGCATGCCAACCCCCTGTTTGAGAAGCCCAGGTTATCAAATGAGGCTTTTGTGATTCAGCACTTTGCAGACAAG gTAGAATACCAGTGCAAAGGTTTTCTTGAGAAGAACAGAGATGCTCTCTATGAGGAACTGGTTGACATTATACGAATCAGCAAG TTTCCTCTCCTGGCCAACTTTTTCCAAGAGGAGGAGCAAAGCACTCCAACTGGCAAAAACTTCAAAGTGAAAGCTGCCCGGCCGGCAGTGAAACCAGCCAATAAGCAGCTCAGGACCTCTGTTGGAGATAAG TTCCGCAGCTCCCTCTACTTACTGATGGAAACGCTGAACGCCACCACCCCTCACTACGTGCGCTGCATTAAGCCCAACGATGAAAAGCTCCCATTTGA ATATGACTCCAGGAGGGTCGTGCAGCAGCTGCGAGCCTGTGGAGTCCTTGAAACGATTCACATCAGTGCACAGAGTTACCCCTCCAG GTGGACATACATTGAGTTTTACAGCCGGTACAGTATCCTCATGACCCATCAGGAGGTTGGCCTCAATGACAAGAAACAGACCTGCAAGACGGTGCTGCAGAGGTTGATTCAG GACTCCAACCAGTACAAGTTCGGTCGGACGAAGATCTTCTTCCGAGCCGGCCAGGTGGCTTATCTAGAGAAGCTGCGTCTGGACCGACTCCGAGGAGCCTGCGTGACGATCCAGAAGCACGTCCGAGGCTGGAGCCAGAGGAGGAAGTACCGACGCATGAGGGAGGCGGCCATCGTCCTCCAACAGTACATCCGTGGAAAGAGGCAAATCCG TAAAACAGTGAGTGCTGCAACACTGAAGCGGGGCTGGGCAGCACTGGTGATCCAGAGATACTGGAAAGGATACCGCATGAGACAGATCTACCAGCTAGTTCGACTGGCCTCCATCACCATCCAGGCCTTCACACGAGGATGCATCGCCCGCAAACGATACAAAAAG ATGGTGGAAGAGAACAAAGTCTTGGTTCTACAGAAGTATACCAGGGCGTGGCTGGCTCGACGGCGATTTCAGACGATGCGTCGGCTGGTGCTTAATGTTCAGCTCTCCTACCGGGTCCAGCAGCTCCGAAAGAAGATTGAAGAGCAG AACAAAGAAAACCGTGGGTTGGTGGAAAGACTGACAAGCCTGGCCAACTCCCATTCTCAAGGCCTGGACAAGCTGCAGAGTCTGGAGGCTCGGCTGGAGAAATCAGCCAGCGAGAAGGCGTCTTTGGAGGCAAGAGAGAAGAAAGCGAAAGAAGATACTAGTCTG GCAATTACCCAGCTTCAAAAGGAGAAGGATACATTAACCCTTGACAAGCAGAACTTGGAGAAAAAGTTTGATGCCTCCACCAAAGAGGCTAAAG ATAGCTTTGATCAAATAAAGAGAAGTCttcaggaagagaaagaaaatgaagcaAGACTTAGAAA AATTGCAGAGAACAACATTGAGATCCAGAGACAGGACCATGAAAAAGAGGTAGAAGCGCTGAAGGAGGAGACCAGGAGACTGAAAGAGGAGCGGGTCGGTCTACAGCGGCAGATCAAGGAAGGCGGCCAGGTCAACTCGGACCTACAGGAGCAGGTCATCCAGCTCACCAAGCATGTCAAGGTCATCCCCGAGCTCCGGAAAGACCTCCACAACGTGCAGACTCAGAGGAACAACATGGACAGGAAGATGAAGGAGCAATCAGGACAAGCAAGAG CTAAAATGAACGAGATTACAAGACAACTTCTTGGTGGTGTGGTTGAAGAGGAGGTTCTTTCAGG GTTAACTCCAGATGACTCTGCTATCTATGAAGTTGAAGATTTGCTGACTGCTTTTGATGGCCTGCACAAAGCTACCAG AGTACTCGAAAACCACCAGAGGGAGCAAAAGGAAAGCTATGAGAGCCAGGTGGAGGGCTTGAAACTGAAAGTGGATCACCTGCAGAATGAGAACAACCAGTTAAAAAACCTGTTCCAGGAGAAGAGTAATATGAATGACAGCATTCGCCAGGAGGTGTCCAGGCTCACCAGTGAAAACTCA GCTATACCTGAGCTAAAACTGCAGGTTTCAGAGCTGCAAAGACAGAAGCAAGAGCTGGAGGTCCATGTAGGGGAGCAGACCAGAGAGTTAGCAG acaaaacagaggagATTACTAACGTTCTTCAAAAGAAGGTTGAAGAAGAGAGCTCACAACGCAG GCACTTTGAGCAGCAAGCTGAAgagttggaggaggaggggagggagctgcaaggaagagtggaggagctggaggagcagaaTGAACACCTGAAGAGACAGCACCTGACGGAGAGCGAGACCAAGACCAGACTGAACCAAGAGGCTTCACGGTTAACTGCCGAGAatatg GACTTTGAAGAGCAGCTTGATAAGAAGGACAGATTGATAAAGAAGCTCCAGAATCAAATAAAGAGCCTTGAAACGTCACAGAAAG CCAAACAAACCCCTGCGACCACTATTCCCAAGGATTACCTTGGCATGTTGGAATACAAGAGAGAGGACGAATCCCGGCTCGTTCAAAACATCATTCTGG AGCTGAAGCCCAAAGGTGTGGTGGTCAACATGATCCCTGGTCTGCCGGCAAACCTCCTCTTCATGTGCGTCCGCCACGCTGACTACCTGAACGATGGAACCAAACTCAAGTCTCTTATGAATGCTACCATCAGCGCTGTCAAAAAGGTCATCATG GAACACCAAAAAGACTTTGAGGTGCTGTCGTTCTGGCTCTCCAACACATATCACCTGCTCAACTGTCTGAAGCAGTACAGTGGGGAGGAG GagttcatgaaacaaaacacGCCTCGCCAGAATAAGAACTGCTTGCAGAATTTTGATTTGTCCGAACACAGACAGATTCTCAGCGACTTGGCCATCCGCATCTATCACCTGTTCATCACCGTCATGGAAAAGACCCTCACACCCACGATTG TACCTGGTATGTTGGAGCATGAGAGTTTACAGGGGATCTCTAGCATGAAGCCCACAGGCTTCAGGAAGCGTTCCAGCAGTATCTATGAAGACTCGGAGACCTACAccatctcctccatcctccagcAGCTCAGTCTCTTCCACTCCACCATGAGCCAGCATGGTATGGAGCAGGGCCTCATCAGACAGGCTGTCAAACAACTCTTCTTCCTCGTGGGTGCCACCACCCTCAACAACATGATGCTCCGCAAAGACATGTGTTCCTGCAGGAAGGGCATGCagatcag ATGTAACATCAGCTACCTGGATGAGTGGCTGAAGGAGAAGGAACTGCAAAGCTCTAATGCCATAGACACTCTGAGGCCGTTGTCCCAGGCTgcctggctgctgcaggtcaaCAAGTCGACTGACGACGATGCCAAGGAGATCATTGAAACATGCACTGAACTCAACTCTGTTCAG ATTGTGAAGATTTTGAACTCCTACACACCCATTGATGATTTTGAGAAAAGGGTGCCATCTTCATTTGTCCGCAAAGTTCAG TCATTACTACAAGACCATGAAGGGTCGACGCAGCTGATGCTGGACACACAGTATCGTTTCCAGGTCACGTTTCCCTTCTGCCCGTCCTCACAGGCTCTGGAGCTGCTTCAGGTCCCCAGCAGCCTCCATCTGGGCTTCCTGACCAGGATCTGA
- the gnb5a gene encoding guanine nucleotide-binding protein subunit beta-5a → MRFPLIPEMATQEVQPNETLANLKTESETLKTKLEEERAKLHDVELHQVAEKVEGLGQFVMKTRRTLKGHGNKVLCMDWCKDKRRIVSSSQDGKVIVWDAFTTNKEHAVTMPCTWVMACAYAPSGCAVACGGLDNKCSVYPLSLDKNENLAAKKKSVAMHTNYLSACSFTNSDMQILTSSGDGTCALWDVESGQLLQSFHGHAADVLCLDLAPSETGNTFVSGGCDKKANVWDMRSGQCIQSFETHESDINSVRYYPSGDAFASGSDDATCRLYDLRADREVAIYSKESIIFGVSSVDFSLSGRLLFGGYNDYTINVWDVLKGTRVSILFGHENRVSTLRVSPDGTAFCSGSWDHTLRIWA, encoded by the exons ATGAGATTCCCTCTAATCCCTGAAATGGCGACACAGGAGGTTCAACCAAACGAGACTCTTGCCAATCTCAAAACAGAGTCGGAGACGCTGAAGACGAAGCTCGAGGAGGAAAGAGCAAAGCTGCACGATGTCGAGC tacaTCAGGTGGCTGAGAAGGTGGAGGGGCTGGGCCAGTTTGTGATGAAGACCCGGAGAACTCTGAAGGGACACGGCAACAAAGTTCTCTGCATGGACTGGTGTAAGGACAAGCGGAGGATCGTGAGCTCCTCACAG GATGGAAAAGTAATTGTATGGGATGCTTTCACTACCAACAAG GAGCACGCTGTGACAATGCCTTGCACCTGGGTGATGGCCTGTGCCTACGCCCCCTCCGGCTGTGCAGTGGCTTGTGG GGGCCTGGACAACAAATGCTCGGTGTATCCTCTGTCTCTGGACAAGAATGAGAACTTGGCTGCGAAGAAGAAATCAGTTGCCATGCACACAAACTACTTGTCTGCCTGTAGCTTCACCAACTCAGATATGCAG ATCCTGACGTCCAGCGGGGATGGAACATGTGCATTATGGGATGTAGAGAGTGGGCAGCTGTTGCAGAGTTTCCATGGACACGCAGCGGACGTGCTCTGTCTGGACCTGGCCCCTTCCGAGactggaaacacatttgtttcaGGG GGCTGTGATAAGAAAGCCAATGTATGGGACATGCGCTCAGGACAGTGCATTCAGTCCTTTGAAACTCATGAGTCAGACATCAATAGTGTCCG GTACTATCCCAGTGGAGATGCATTTGCATCCGGCTCAGATGATGCCACA TGCCGTCTGTACGACCTGAGGGCAGACAGAGAAGTGGCTATTTATTCCAAAGAGAGCATCATATTTGGTGTCTCCAGTGTTGATTTCTCTCTCAGTG GCCGGCTACTGTTTGGTGGCTACAACGACTACACCATAAATGTCTGGGATGTTCTCAAGGGAACTCGGGTGTCTATTCTGTTCGGACACGAGAACCGTGTCAGTACGCTCCGCGTTTCCCCAGACGGGACGGCCTTCTGCTCAGGTTCCTGGGACCACACTCTTCGG ATCTGGGCTTAA